In the genome of Salvelinus namaycush isolate Seneca unplaced genomic scaffold, SaNama_1.0 Scaffold2021, whole genome shotgun sequence, the window TGTTCAAACATTGCTGTTTCTTTTGCTGTAAATAATtgtttattatatttattttacatttcagaAAATAATTTGTTTCGGGGTTTTTTtcataaaaaataacaaaaagaacCGATAAGAATACCGTTAAAGTACCAGATCGATAAGCAGTATCGGTAAGAGTAGTAATACCGTTAAAATCTTAACGATACCCATCCCTAATGATTATATACCAGGACAAATtcactagcaacagcaagctagctagctaaattgccataaatgtttaatgcttttcgacctgtccccaaattaatatatttGATTCAGAGttagttttgatatttcaacctgcgagTCCTggtcgcgtctggtgtgggtggacaaaattaACATGCGTGCGATGGCTCGAGAGTGcgagcggtctggtcagcatgttagtgtCTAAACTTAATGTTTGAACCCTATCCAAAACCTTAATCCTTAACCATTCCGAATGAGTGCTTAAACTTAACACTTAACTTCGAAAGTTGACGTTTGGAGAAATGGAATGATACAGAGTAGCAGGAGCAGGAAaaacacttcgaaatttgacgtttggagaacgTGGCTGAACGTCTCATTCTGCAGTGAGACTATGAGAGCTTGTTGGGACACCTGGCATTGCTTTGGAAAAGCCACAGACACAATGCAAGATGAGTAGCTCATTAATAAGGTAAAACACTTTGGAGAGGGATTTAAAATGGCGGTCCAAATTAAATTGATGTTTGTTATGAAATAGCCTTAAGCTTTCTGAATTTCATTACCATCATTAGAAAGATTATTCAGTTGACCGTCATTTGGTGTTCCCCATCAATTAAAACAATGGCAGTATTGGTATGGACTTTAACAAAGACACAAAGTTACTGTTTGCAAAGAATAATATATTTTCTTGAAGTACTGTATTACAGCTCTTAACTTTTGTAATAAAGTGACCTCTTTCTAACATTCTGTTAAATTCACAGTAAAGCACACAATATCAATCTCTATTGGACAGTCTGAAATCGTTCTAGCTGCTTCAGTATAGCAGTTTCTAAGTCACTTCTGGATTGATTCACATGTTTATGTTCATACGTAAATATTATTTGGTTTGAGTCTTAAACCCCTATGACATTTGAGATCTGTAGTGGTCAcaatgtgtgtgcgcgtgtgtgtatgtgtgtgtgtgagcgtacgtgttcgtgtgtgtgtgtgtgcgtgtgttgccTGCCCAGTCTGTGGATTATCCGTCTCAGAGTATCATTagcatcactctctctcttcctgtactCTGTCACACACAGTCTTAATATCAAATACTTCACCCTTTTTAATCTCTACTGGGGCCAAGGGCACTACAGTTTGCAGTCACTGGATCAGAGTCTGGGGTCTTGACTCACTATAGTCTGCAGTCCCTGGATCACTGGGTCAGAGTCTGGGGTCCTGACTCACTATAGTCTGCAGTCCCTGGATCACTGGGTCAGAGTCTGGGGTCTTGGCTCACTATAGTCTGCAGTCCCTGGATCACTGGGTCAGAGTCTGGGGTCCTGACTCACTATAGTCTGCAGTCACTGGATCACTGGGTCAGAGTCTGGGGTCCTGACTCACTATAGGCTGCAATCACTGGACGACTGGATCACTGAGTCAGAGTCTGGGGCCCTGACTCACTATAGTCTGCAGTCCCTGGATCACTGGGTCAAAGTCTGGGGCCCTGACTCACTATAGTCTGCAGTCCCTGGATCACTGGATCACTGGGTCAGAGTCTGGGGCCCTGACTCACTATAGGCTGCAGTCACTGGATCACTGCGTCAGAGTCTGGGGCCCTGACTCACTATAGTCTGCAGTCACTGGATCACTGCGTCAGAGTCTGGGGCCCTGACTCATTATAGTCTGCAGTCACTGGTCTCACTGGATCACTGCGTCAGAGTCTGGGGCCCTGACTCACTATAGTCTGCAGTCACTGGATCACTGGGTCAGAGTCTGGGGCCCTGACTCACTGTAGTATCTACTCCACAGAGACAATGTGTCACTAAACGTACTGCATTCACTGCACAGTCAGGGACACTGCAAAGGGTCACTCGACGCTTATTGCAGTGCCATTTCAGATCACACTGTATGTTATGCCCAGTGACACTGCACAAAGTGGCGGCACCCTCAATGACAACAACAAACCTTTTACACCAAGGTTGTAGTGCTTACTCTGCTTGCTTATGGCAATACAATGCAGCAGACGATGGCATGCTATAGTTCTCTGACGTTCATGACAGCTGGTACTGTAGGTCCTCTTCTGAGACCAGTGTCTCAGCAGATGTTGTCCATGTATGTTTTTTATTACTACCACTGGGAATTCTGAAGCTCTGAGCTCACTTCTTATTGAGACTGAACGCGCCCATGCCGTGATCTCCGGGACAGAATCTGTGGCAGCCCAGGAGGATAGAGAATGCCTTGCGGAAGTCTGGGTTGAAGGCATATATGATGGGGTTGATGGAAGAGTTGGCCCACCCGAACCACACAAACACATCAAACGTAGTGGGACTGATACAGGTGAAGGAGGCCGCGCCACCGGGGGGTGacagctcacagaacgggaccatgCAGTTCAGGATGAAGAAGGGCAGCCAGCAGCACACAAACACGCCCACGATCAGAGTCAGCGTCTTCAGGACCTTTGTCTCCCGTTTGAACGTCATCTTGAATGAGCTCTCCGATTCGGAGATGCTGGATCCTCCCATGCTGTTGTGTCGGTTCTTGGCGCTCTCTGCGGCTCGTTCTAGGGTGGCGATGCATCTGATCTGACGGTGGGCGATGCGGTAGATCTGTGTGTAGGTGACCACCATGATGATCACTGGGATATAGAAGCTGATCAGAGAGGTAGAGATGGCGTAGGTCCGGTTCAGGCTGAAGTGACAGTTGTCCCAGTCCCGGGGGGCCTGATGTGTGTTGTTATCCCCAACAGGGTTAGAGGAGTCTGGGGGGGCCTGGAGGCCGTAGGGGGTGGTTGTGGAggtagtgatggaggtagaggtaAAGGTCTGGGCTTTGTGCCAGTTGAGCTGGACGGGGATGAAGGAGATGAGGACGGAGAGCGTCCAGGCCACGCTGATCATCACAAACGCAGCTTTAGGAGTCATATTCCTCTCATAGCGGAACGGGCTGGATATTGCCCAGTAACGGTCCACGCTGATCACACACAGGTTCAAGATGGATGCCGTGGAGCACATGATGTCGAACGCCACCCAAGTGTCGCAGAACGAGCCAAACGGCCAGAACCCTGCGACCTCCGTCACGGCCTTCCACGGCATCACCAGTACAGCGACCAGGAGGTCGGAGACGGCCAACGAGATCACAAAGAAGTTGGTGACTTTGGAACGCAGGTGACGGCACTTGGTGACGGCGGCACACACAAGGATGTTGCCGAGCAACGTGGAGAGGATGAGCAGCGAGAGGAAACAGCCAGTCAGGACGCGGGTTGAGGAGTCATCCAATAAGTCGCTGTCTGTGATGACCGTGGTTTCATTCATCAGATCCATCGTCGgttggaaggagaggtggaggggagggacgatttgtgtgtgtggggggggggggggggggcagagaggggTCAATCAGCTCATAGTGTAGAGAAGAGCCTGGTCAGAAGGAAAGCCCTCTGGGTTTCTCCCTTTCATCCAAACAAACATCTCTGATAACATcttcttgtttgtttgtttgtttgtgtcccGTGATAATAAAAAACAACAAGGTAAAATACATTCCAGGCAGCCTCTCTCTGGGGTTGGCATTGTTCCAGACTCTGTATCAGTTCTGACATCCTTTGTCCTGGAGAGGTGGATGGTTGTACATATTCCCACAGGGATAGGAGAGGTTTTAGAACTCGGTACAGGGTGAGAGGAGTCCTTCTGTCTTCTGTATCCCATGTGATCTGTGGACAGACGGACAGGTAGATGGGTcacaggctgaccgaggtgactctccctaccatcagcactggtcacaggctgaccgaggtgactctccctactatcagcactggtctcaggctgaccgaggtgactctccctactatcAGCACTGATCTCAGGccgaccgaggtgactctccctactatcATCACTGGTCTCAGGccgaccgaggtgactctccctaccatcagcactggtctcaggccgaccgaggtgactctccctaccatcagcactggtcacaggctgaccgaggtgactctccctaccatcagcactgatCTCAGGccgaccgaggtgactctccctaccatcagcactggtctcaggcagaccgaggtgactctccctaccatcagcactggtctcaggctgaccgaggtgactctccctaccatcagcactggtctcaggctgaacgaggtgactctccctaccatcagcactgatCTCAGGccgaccgaggtgactctccctactatcagcactggtctcaggctgaccgaggtgactctccttaccatcagcactggtctcaggctgaccgaggtgactctccctactatcagcactggtctcaggccgaCCGAGGCGACTCTCCCTaacatcagcactggtctcaggccgaCCGAggcgactctccctaccatcagcactggtctcaggccgaCCGAGGCGACTCTCCCTaacatcagcactggtctcaggccgaCCGAGGTggctctccctaccatcagcactggtctcaggctgaccgaggtgactctccctaccatcagcactggtctcaggctgaccgaagcgactctccctactatcagcactggtctcaggctgaccgaggtgactctccctaccatcagcactggtctcaggctgaccgaggtgactctccctaccatcagcactggtctcaggctgaccgaggtgactctccctaccatcagcactggtctcaggctgaccgaggtcactctccctaccatcagcactggtctcaggctgaccgaggtgactctcgctgccatcagcactggtctcaggctgaccgaggcgactctccctaccatcagcactggtctcaggctgaccgaggtgactctccctaccatcagcactggtctcaggctgaccgaggtgactctccctaacatcagcactggtctcaggctgaccgagttgactctccctaccatcagcactggtctcaggctgaccgaggtgactctccctaccatcagcactggtctcaggctgaccgaggtgactctccctaccatcagcactggtctcaggctgaccgagttgactctccctaccatcagcactggtctcaggccgaccgaggtgactctccctaccatcagcactggtcacaggctgaccgaggtgactctccctaccatcagcactgatCTCAGGCCGACCGAGGTGACTCtacctaccatcagcactggtcacaggctgaccgaggtgactctccctactatcagcactggtctcaggctgaccgaggtgactctccctactatcagcactgatctcaggctgaccgaggtgactctccctaccatcagcactggtctcaggctgaccgaggtgactctccctactatcagcactggtctcaggccgaccgaggtgactctccctaccatcagcactggtctcaggatgACCGAGGCGACTCTCCCtactatcagcactggtctcaggccgaCCGAGGCGACTCTCCCTaacatcagcactggtctcaggctgaccaaggtgactctccctactatcagcactggtctcaggccgaccgaggtgactctccctaccatcagcactggtctcaggatgACCGAGGCGACTCTCCCtactatcagcactggtctcaggccgaCCGAGGCGACTCTCCCTaacatcagcactggtctcaggccgaCCGAggcgactctccctaccatcagcactggtctcaggccgaCCGAggcgactctccctaccatcagcactggtctcaggccgaccgaggtgactctccctaccatcagcactggtctcaggctgaccgaggtgactctccctaccatcagcactggtctcaggctgaccgaagcgactctccctactatcagcactggtctcaggctgaccgaggtgactctccctaccatcagcactggtctcaggctgaccgaggtcactctccctaccatcagcactggtctcaggctgaccgaggtgactctcgctgccatcagcactggtctcaggctgaccgaggcgactctccctaccatcagcactggtctcaggctgaccgaggtgactctccctaccatcagcactggtctcaggctgaccgaggtgactctccctaccatcagcactggtctcaggatgACCGAGGCGACTCTCCCtactatcagcactggtctcaggccgaCCGAGGCGACTCTCCCTaacatcagcactggtctcaggccgaCCAAggcgactctccctaccatcagcactggtctcaggccgaCCGAggcgactctccctaccatcagcactggtctcaggccgaCCGAggcgactctccctaccatcagcactggtctcaggctgaccgaggtgactctccctaccatcagcactggtctcaggctgaccgaagcgactctccctactatcagcactggtctcaggctgaccgaggtgactctccctaccatcagcactggtctcaggctgaccgaggtgactctccctaccatcagcactggtctcaggctgaccgaggtgactctccctaccatcagcactggtctcaggctgaccgaggtcactctccctaccatcagcactggtctcaggctgaccgaggtgactctcgctgccatcagcactggtctcaggctgaccgaggcgactctccctaccatcagcactggtctcaggctgaccgaggtgactctccctaccatcagcactggtctcaggctgaccgaggtgactctccctaccatcagcactggtctcaggctgaccgagttgactctccctaccatcagcactggtctcaggctgaccgaggtgactctccctaccatcagcactggtctcaggctgaccgaggtgactctccctaccatcagcactggtctcaggctgaccgaggcgactctccctaccatcagcactggtctcaggctgaccgaggcgactctccctaccatcagcactggtctcaggctgacagaggtgactctccctaccatcagcactggtctcaggctgaccgaggtgactctccctactatcagcactggtctcaggccgaccgaggtgactctccctaccatcagcactggtctcaggatgaccgaggtgactctccctaccatcagcactggtctcaggatgaccgaggtgactctccctaccatcagcactggtctcaggctgaccgaagcgactctccctaccatcattactggtctcaggctgaccgaggtgactctccctaccatcagcactggtctcaggctgaccgaggtgactctccctactatcagcactggtctcaggctgaccgaggtgactctccctaccatcagcactggtctcaggctgaccgaggtgactctccctaccatcagcactggtctcaggctgaccgaggtgactctccctactatcagcactgatctcaggctgaccgaggtgactctccctaccatcagcactggtctcaggctgaccgaggtgactctccctactatcagcactggtctcaggccgaccgaggtgactctccctaccatcagcactggtctcaggatgaccgaggtgactctccctaccatcagcactggtctcaggctgaccgaggtgactctccctaccatcagcactggtctcaggctgaccgaagcgactctccctactatcagcactggtctcaggctgaccgaggtgactctccctaccatcagcactggtctcaggctgaccgaggtgactctccctaccatcagcactggtctcaggctgaccgaggtgactctccctaccatcagcactggtctcaggctgaccgaggtgactctccatactatcagcactggtctcaggctgaccgaggtgactctccatactatcagcactggtctcaggctgaccgaggtgactctccctaccatcagcactggtctcaggatgACCGAGGCGACTCTCCCtactatcagcactggtctcaggctgacagaggtgactctccctaccatcagcactggtctcaggctgaccgaggtgactctccctaccatcagcactggtctcaggatgACCGAGGCGACTCTCCCtactatcagcactggtctcaggctgaccgaggtgactctccctaccatcagcactggtctcaggctgaccgaggtgactctccctaccatcagcactgatctcaggctgaccgaggtgactctccctaccatcagcactggtctcaggctgaccgaggtgactctccctactatcagcactggtctcaggctgaccgaggtgactctccctactatcagcactggtctcaggccgaccgaggtgactctccctaccatcagcactggtctcaggatgaccgaggtgactctccctactatcagcactggtctcaggctgaccgaggtgactctccctaccatcagcactggtctcaggctgaccgaggtgactctccctaccatcagcactggtctcaggatgACCGAGGCGACTCTCCCtactatcagcactggtctcaggctgaccgaggtgactctccctaccatcagcactggtctcaggctgaccgaggtgactctccctaccatcagcactggtctcaggctgaccgaggtgactctccctaccatcagcactgatctcaggctgaccgaggtgactctccctaccatcattactggtctcaggctgaccgaggtgactctccctactatcagcactggtctcaggccgaccgaggtgactctccctaccatcagcactggtctcaggatgaccgaggtgactctccctaccatcagcactggtctcaggctgaccgaggtgactctccctaccatcagcactggtctcaggctgaccgaggtgactctccctactatcagcactggtctcaagctgaccgaggtgactctccctaccatcagcactggtctcaggctgaccgaggtgactctccctactatcagcactggtctcaggctgacgaggtgactctccctaccatcagcactggtctcaggatgaccgaggtgactctccctaccatcagcactggtctcaggctgacgaggtgactctccctaccatcagcactggtctcaggatgACCGAggcgactctccctaccatcagcactggtctcaggctgaccgaggtgactctccctaccatcagcactggtctcaggctgaccgaggcgactctccctaccatcagcactggtctcaggctgaccgaggtgactctccctaccatcagcactggtctcaggctgaccgaggtgactctccctaccatcagcactgatctcaggctgaccgaggtgactctccctaccatcattactggtctcaggctgaccgaggtgactctccctactatcagcactggtctcaggccgaccgaggtgactctccctaccatcagcactggtctcaggatgaccgaggtgactctccctaccatcagcactggtctcaggctgaccgaggtgactctccctaccatcagcactggtctcaggctgaccgaggtgactctccctactatcagcactggtctcaggctgaccgaggtgactctccctaccatcagcactggtctcaggctgaccgaggtgactctccctactatcagcactggtctcaggctgacgaggtgactctccctaccatcagcactggtctcaggatgaccgaggtgactctccctaccatcagcactggtctcaggctgacgaggtgactctccctaccatcagcactggtctcaggatgACCGAggcgactctccctaccatcagcactggtctcaggctgacagaggtgactctccctaccatcagcactggtctcaggctgaccgaggtgactctccctaccatcagcactggtctcaggctgaccgaggtgactctccctaccatcagcactggtctcaggctgaccgaggcgACTCTctctaccatcagcactggtctcaggatgaccgaggtgactctccctactatcagcactggtctccggctgaccgaggtgactctccctactatcagcactggtctcaggctgaccgaggtgactctccctatcatcagcactggtctcaggctgaccgaggtgactctccctaccatcagcactggtctcaggatgaccgaggtgactctccctaccatcagcactggtctcaggctgaccgaggtgactctccctactatcagcactgatctcaggctgaccgaggtgactctccctaccatcagcactgatctcaggctgaccgaggtgactctccctaccatcagcactggtctcaggctgaccgaggtgactctccctaccatcagcactggtctcaggctgaccgaggtgactctccctactatcagcactggtctcaggctgaccgaggtgactctccctaccatcagcactggtctcaggctgaccgaggtgactctccctaccatcagcactggtctcaggatgACCGAGGCGACTCTCCCtactatcagcactggtctcaggctgaccgaggtgactctccctaccatcagcactggtctcaggctgaccgaggtgactctccctaccatcagcactggtctcaggctgaccgaggtgactctccctaccatcagcactgatctcaggctgaccgaggtgactctccctaccatcagcactggtctcaggctgaccgaggtgactctccctactatcagcactggtctcaggccgaccgaggtgactctccctaccatcagcactggtctcaggatgaccgaggtgactctccctaccatcagcactggtctcaggctgaccgaggtgactctccctaccatcagcactggtctcaggctgaccgaagcgactctccctactatcagcactggtctcaggctgaccgaggtgactctccctactatcagcactggtctcaggctgaccgaggtgactctccctaccatcagcactggtctcaggctgaccgaggtgactctccctactatcagcactggtctcaggctgaccgaggtgactctccctaccatcagcactggtctcaggctgaccgaggcgactctccctaccatcagcactggtctcaggatgACCGAGGCGACTCTCCCtactatcagcactggtctcaggctgaccgaggtgactctccctactatcagcactggtctcaggctgaccgaggtgactctccctaccatcagcactggtctcaggctgaccgaggtgactctccctaccatcagcactggtctcaggatgACCGAGGCGACTCTCCCtactatcagcactggtctcaggctgaccgaggtgactctccctaccatcagcactggtctcaggccgaccgaggtgactctccctaccatcagcactggtctcaggctgaccgaagcgactctccctaccatcagcactggtctcaggctgaccgaggtgactctccctatcatcagcactggtctcaggctgaccgaggtgactctccctaccatcagcactggtctcaggatgaccgaggtgactctccctaccatcagcactggtctcaggctgaccgaggtgactctccctactatcagcactgatctcaggctgaccgaggtgactctccctaccatcagcactgatctcaggctgaccgaggtgactctccctaccatcagcactggtctcaggctgaccgaggtgactctccctaccatcagcactggtctcaggctgaccgaggtgactctccctactatcagcactggtctcaggctgaccgaggtgactctccctaccatcagcactggtctcaggctgaccgaggtgactctccctaccatcagcactggtctcaggatgACCGAGGCGACTCTCCCtactatcagcactggtctcaggctgacaggtctctccctaccatcagcactggtctcaggctgaccgaggtgactctccctaccatcagcactggtcctcaggctgaccgaggtgactctccctaccatcagcactggtctcaggctgaccgaggtgactctccctactatcagcactggtctcaggctgaccgaggtgactctccctaccatcagcactggtctcaggctgaccgaggtgactctccctaccatcagcactggtctcaggctgaccgaggtgactctccctaccatcagcactggtcacAGGCTGACCGAggcgactctccctaccatcagcactggtctcaggatgACCGAGGCGACTCTCCCtactatcagcactggtctcaggctgaccgaggtgactctccctaccatcagcactggtctcaggccgaccgaggtgactctccctaccatcagcactggtctcaggctgaccgaagcgactctctccctactatcagcactggtctcaggctgaccgaggtgactcatccctaccatcagcactggtctcaggctgaccgaggtgactctcctaccatcagcactggtctcagatGACCGAGGCGACTCTCCTCTATCAGCATCTGGGTCcagctgaccgaggtgactctccgcTACCATCAGCAATGTCTCA includes:
- the LOC120038002 gene encoding D(1) dopamine receptor-like, encoding MDLMNETTVITDSDLLDDSSTRVLTGCFLSLLILSTLLGNILVCAAVTKCRHLRSKVTNFFVISLAVSDLLVAVLVMPWKAVTEVAGFWPFGSFCDTWVAFDIMCSTASILNLCVISVDRYWAISSPFRYERNMTPKAAFVMISVAWTLSVLISFIPVQLNWHKAQTFTSTSITTSTTTPYGLQAPPDSSNPVGDNNTHQAPRDWDNCHFSLNRTYAISTSLISFYIPVIIMVVTYTQIYRIAHRQIRCIATLERAAESAKNRHNSMGGSSISESESSFKMTFKRETKVLKTLTLIVGVFVCCWLPFFILNCMVPFCELSPPGGAASFTCISPTTFDVFVWFGWANSSINPIIYAFNPDFRKAFSILLGCHRFCPGDHGMGAFSLNKK